The following DNA comes from Lathamus discolor isolate bLatDis1 chromosome 5, bLatDis1.hap1, whole genome shotgun sequence.
TTTGACCCTGGACACTTTCCTTCACAtccagcagctcaggaagaagAGACTGAGAgctttctgcagccacacaggcaAAGTGACCACGCTGCCGAGGAGCGCGGAGGACAGAGCCTGCCTGCTCTCGAGTCTGAGGGTCAGCACCAAGCTGGACCTCCTCTACTGCCAAGTGCCATCGACAGGGACGGAGGAATGGCAGCAGCTTTtgggaaagctggagaaggaaaacgTGACGCTCCCGGTGCCGCTTCCCTACCCTTGGCATCACACGCGGGAGACGCAGCTGAGCAAGTTCAACCTGACGGAGATAGAGGCTGTGTTAGGGTCCTACACCAAAGTGCTGTTTGTCAGGGACCCTTTCCACAGGCTGATCTCCACGTTCATGCAAGGCATGGGCAGCAgcccttccttcagcagctttgtTCAGGATGTTCTAGACAGCGGGCCACGCAATGCCAGCATGGCTTGGAAACCACTTGTGAGCATCTGCCGGCCCTGCCTGGTCCAGTACGACTACGTGGTGATGTTCGGCTTCctcaggcaggagctgggttACCTGCTGCAGAGGGCTGGGCTGCCTGTAGACAGCCTCCTCCCCGAGTTCACCGACAGCCAAGTGCAGTGGACCTATGGCTGGTTATCAGAGCAGATGTTCAGCGAGCTGTCcctccagcagaagcagcaactgTCTCGTTTCTACCGCTGGGACCTTGCTGCTTTCCAGTTCTCCAGCAGCTTTCTGTCAGACCTCCACAGTACCCCGGAGACCTGGTAGCAATATCCCAGCTGGAGGGAATGGTTTGAAGAGGTTTAATCCAAATGGAAGTGCTTTGTGATACCGCCTGGGTCCCAGAAAGATCTTTGCTCCAGAGCTGCGCGCAGCACACTTGTCCATGCCACCGCTCCAAAaggcacagcagagagcagacCACTGCTGGGACAGGGTGTCAAGGCTCTTCATGCGCCTGAATTGTGTTTAAATGTGGCAATAGCAGGCACTAGGGAAACACATGGCATTGGGATTTGGAAAAGTGCATGAATTGAGCTGTGATGGGGTTGAACAACTCTCAGCAAACCTAGCGgtgtggggtggggtgagttggACCTCCTGCAAGTCACAGCACCATCCACCTGCGCTCTGCCTGCACTGCCATGTCGTATTCTGGGCTCCCTTTTGGGCCAAGAGGTTTGGCAATGGCTTCCTTGGGACAAGTCTCTCCATGCAGATACATGAAGCAGTCCCAAAGGAGCACATCACGTGGAGTCTGTCTACTCCACACAAGTAGGTGAGATACAACACAGCGTGGCATACCCTCCTGAGGAACCACTGGTGGTATTCCCAACCCTTCCATGCTCAGGGCAGGACAGCCCCAGCCCATCATTTGGTTTTATCCGTGCTGTGTGAACTGTTCCTGGTTTATGACCTTAACATCTCCTGCATGTTTAGGCTCAAGAGGGCCCCAGGAACACATAACGCTTGCTCCACTCAAGTTTTGAGTGAGGTTCCCCCTTTACAGGACTGACTCAAATGGGCCAAGCCTAGCTTTCAGCTCCACTCGCTAGTGATAAGGACACAGCAACCACCCGtcctctcccagccctggcCAGTGAGCTGACTGGCCTCTGGGAAGGGTCCATCCTTGCCAAACACCAAGGAtgagcttcagtgtgcgcttgcagcccagaaagccaaccatatcctgggctgcatcaaaaggagcgtgaccagcaggtcgaaggaggtgatcctgcccctctactctgctcttgtgagatctcacctggagtattgtgtgcagttctggtgtcctcaacataaaaaggacatggaactgctggaacaactccagaggagggctacgaggatgatcaggggactggagcacctcctgtatgaagacaggctgaggaagttggggctgttcagcctggagaagagaaggctgcgtggggacctaatagcagccttccagtacctgaagggggcctatagggatgctggggagggactcttcatcagcgactgtagtgacaggacaaggggtaacgggttaaaacttaaacagggaagtttagattggatataaggaggaatttctttcctgttagggtggtgaggcactggaatgggttgcccagggaggctgtgagtgctccatccctggcagtgttcaaggccaggttggatgaagccttgtgtgggatggtttagtgtgaggtgtccctgcccatggcaggggggttggaactggatgatcttgaggtcctttccaaccctaactattctatgattccataagCTGTCCAGCTTTCAGGCTGTGACAGATTTTTACCATAGCACGCTTGTTTCCAAGAataatttttagctttattttgcAGTGTTGCGACGTTCACAGAGAATTCCGCGTACATTCATGTGACAAAGACACTGATTTGACAATGCTCGTTAAAGAACAATAGTGAAAGATGCTGATTAGACTTGACCTAAAACTGAAATGACTGAAAACCTGGCTTCTCTCT
Coding sequences within:
- the LOC136016013 gene encoding carbohydrate sulfotransferase 9-like; the encoded protein is MRFLPRLIFSAALGIAAFLSWRLLLRSPATGQRGGLAPRAEEGFTLTLDTFLHIQQLRKKRLRAFCSHTGKVTTLPRSAEDRACLLSSLRVSTKLDLLYCQVPSTGTEEWQQLLGKLEKENVTLPVPLPYPWHHTRETQLSKFNLTEIEAVLGSYTKVLFVRDPFHRLISTFMQGMGSSPSFSSFVQDVLDSGPRNASMAWKPLVSICRPCLVQYDYVVMFGFLRQELGYLLQRAGLPVDSLLPEFTDSQVQWTYGWLSEQMFSELSLQQKQQLSRFYRWDLAAFQFSSSFLSDLHSTPETW